The proteins below are encoded in one region of Pseudomonas putida NBRC 14164:
- a CDS encoding MFS transporter, with product MRTLDVHPIIDNARFTPFHWMVMAWCGLLLIFDGYDLFIYGVVLPVIMKEWGLTPLQAGALGSYALFGMMFGALAFGSLADRIGRKKGIAICFALFSVATILNGFASSPSEFGIYRFIAGLGCGGLMPNAVALMNEYAPKRLRSTLVAIMFSGYSLGGMLSAGVGIFMLPRFGWESMFFAAAVPLLLLPVILYYLPESIGFLVRKGRTEEARALLKRLDPQCDVQADDVLQAADRKAGGGASVLELFRNGLAIRTLALWLAFFCCLLMVYALSSWLPKLMANAGYSLGSSLSFLLALNFGGMAGAILGGWLGDRYNLVKVKVAFFIAAALSISLLGVNSPMPVLYLLIFIAGATTIGTQILLYAGAAQMYGLSVRSTGLGWASGIGRNGAIVGPLLGGALMGINLPLQLNFIAFAIPGAIAALAMAVHLASGRRQARAIAAQA from the coding sequence ATGCGAACCCTTGACGTACACCCGATCATCGATAACGCGCGCTTTACCCCGTTTCACTGGATGGTCATGGCCTGGTGCGGCCTGTTGTTGATCTTCGACGGCTATGACCTGTTCATCTACGGCGTGGTACTGCCGGTGATCATGAAAGAGTGGGGCCTGACCCCGTTGCAGGCCGGCGCGCTGGGCAGTTACGCGCTGTTCGGCATGATGTTCGGCGCCCTGGCGTTCGGCAGCCTGGCCGACCGCATCGGGCGCAAGAAGGGCATTGCCATCTGTTTCGCCTTGTTCTCGGTGGCGACCATCCTCAATGGTTTTGCCAGCAGCCCGAGCGAGTTTGGCATCTACCGCTTCATTGCCGGCCTGGGCTGTGGCGGCCTGATGCCCAACGCTGTGGCGCTGATGAACGAGTACGCGCCCAAGCGCTTGCGCAGCACGCTGGTCGCCATCATGTTCAGCGGCTATTCGCTGGGCGGCATGCTGTCGGCGGGCGTCGGTATTTTCATGCTGCCGCGTTTCGGCTGGGAGTCGATGTTCTTCGCAGCTGCTGTACCACTGCTGCTGTTGCCGGTGATCCTCTACTACCTGCCAGAGTCCATTGGTTTTCTGGTGCGCAAGGGGCGTACCGAGGAAGCGCGGGCGTTGCTCAAACGACTCGACCCGCAATGCGACGTGCAGGCCGATGACGTGCTGCAGGCGGCTGACCGTAAAGCGGGTGGCGGGGCGTCAGTGCTGGAGCTATTCCGCAACGGCCTCGCCATCCGCACCCTGGCACTGTGGCTGGCGTTCTTCTGCTGCCTGCTGATGGTTTATGCACTCAGCTCCTGGCTGCCGAAACTGATGGCCAACGCTGGCTACAGCCTGGGTTCCAGCCTGTCGTTCCTGCTGGCGTTGAACTTCGGCGGCATGGCTGGGGCCATCCTCGGCGGCTGGCTGGGTGATCGCTACAACCTGGTCAAGGTAAAGGTGGCGTTCTTCATTGCCGCCGCGCTGTCGATCAGCTTGCTGGGCGTCAATAGCCCGATGCCGGTGCTGTACCTGCTGATCTTCATTGCCGGCGCCACCACCATTGGTACGCAGATCCTGCTGTATGCCGGCGCCGCGCAAATGTATGGGCTGTCGGTGCGTTCCACGGGGCTTGGCTGGGCCTCGGGTATCGGCCGCAACGGCGCCATCGTCGGCCCCTTGCTGGGCGGCGCACTGATGGGCATCAACCTGCCCCTGCAACTCAACTTCATCGCCTTCGCCATCCCTGGCGCGATTGCCGCACTGGCCATGGCCGTGCACCTGGCCAGCGGCCGTCGGCAGGCCCGGGCCATCGCGGCGCAGGCATGA
- the benC gene encoding benzoate 1,2-dioxygenase electron transfer component BenC, with translation MSYQIALNFEDGVTRFIEATGHETVADAAYRQGINIPLDCRDGACGTCKCKAESGRYDLGDNFIEDALNEDEIAEGYVLTCQMRAESDCVIRIPASSQLCKTEQASFEAAISDVRQLSASTIALSIKGEALSRLAFLPGQYVNLKVPGSEQSRAYSFSSLQKGGEVSFLIRNVPGGLMSSFLTNLAKAGDSMSLAGPLGSFYLRPIQRPLLLLAGGTGLAPFTAMLEKIAEQGSEHPLHLIYGVTNDFDLVELDRLQALAARIPNFTYSACVANPDSQYPQKGYVTQHIEPRHLNDGDVDLYLCGPPPMVEAVSQYVREQGITPANFYYEKFAAAA, from the coding sequence ATGAGCTACCAGATCGCACTGAATTTCGAAGACGGGGTTACCCGCTTCATCGAGGCTACCGGCCATGAAACCGTGGCTGACGCTGCCTACCGCCAGGGCATCAACATCCCGCTGGACTGCCGCGACGGCGCTTGCGGTACGTGCAAGTGCAAGGCCGAATCCGGCCGCTATGACCTGGGCGATAACTTCATCGAAGATGCCCTGAACGAAGACGAAATCGCCGAAGGCTACGTACTGACCTGCCAGATGCGGGCTGAAAGCGACTGCGTCATCCGCATCCCTGCTTCGTCGCAGCTGTGCAAGACCGAACAGGCCAGCTTCGAGGCCGCCATCAGCGATGTGCGCCAACTGTCGGCCAGCACCATTGCCCTGTCGATCAAGGGTGAAGCGTTAAGCCGCCTGGCCTTCCTGCCGGGGCAGTACGTCAACCTCAAGGTCCCGGGCAGCGAGCAGAGCCGCGCCTATTCGTTCAGTTCGTTGCAGAAGGGCGGCGAAGTCAGCTTCCTGATCCGCAACGTACCGGGTGGGTTGATGAGCAGCTTCCTGACCAACCTTGCCAAAGCCGGCGACAGCATGAGCCTGGCAGGGCCGCTGGGCAGCTTTTACCTGCGGCCGATCCAGCGCCCGCTGTTGCTTTTGGCTGGCGGTACCGGCCTGGCGCCGTTCACCGCGATGCTGGAGAAAATCGCCGAGCAGGGCAGTGAGCACCCGCTGCACCTGATCTATGGCGTGACCAACGACTTCGACCTGGTCGAGCTCGACCGCCTGCAAGCGCTGGCGGCGCGCATCCCCAACTTTACCTACAGCGCTTGTGTGGCCAACCCGGACAGCCAGTACCCACAAAAGGGCTACGTGACCCAGCACATCGAGCCACGCCACCTCAACGACGGCGATGTGGACCTGTACCTGTGCGGGCCACCGCCGATGGTCGAGGCGGTCAGCCAGTACGTGCGCGAGCAGGGTATTACCCCGGCCAACTTCTACTACGAGAAGTTTGCGGCGGCGGCCTGA
- a CDS encoding LysR family transcriptional regulator — MEPNRFGDIAAFVSAAKAGSFTAAAASLGLTRSAVGKSIARLEARMAVRLLNRTTRKLSLTDEGLVAFDRWRQILDDLDEVESAMAQRRGKPIGTLRLTAPLSLGQRHVLPVLDQYLKQWPELRADIRFTDRFVDLVEEGVDVAVRIGAPKEDSQLLTRTVAWQQFVTCASPAYLEARGIPLVPADLYGHDKIAFLAGEKAMPWRFDTEAGLHLCEDPGRLNIDSSEAMLDGARAGFGLIHLPTYITGDDLRAGALVEVLHAYRPPADPIRIVYPSKRHLSPRVRGFIDLLVASWESGGPWEH, encoded by the coding sequence ATGGAACCCAACCGCTTCGGCGATATCGCCGCCTTCGTCAGCGCCGCCAAGGCCGGCAGCTTCACTGCCGCCGCCGCAAGCCTGGGCCTGACCCGGTCGGCGGTGGGCAAGAGCATTGCTCGGCTGGAGGCCCGCATGGCGGTGCGTTTGCTCAATCGCACCACGCGCAAGCTGAGCCTGACCGATGAAGGCCTGGTGGCATTCGATCGCTGGCGACAGATACTGGATGACCTGGACGAGGTGGAAAGTGCCATGGCCCAGCGCCGCGGCAAGCCCATCGGTACCTTGCGCCTGACTGCGCCGCTGTCGCTCGGCCAGCGCCATGTGCTGCCGGTGCTGGATCAGTACCTCAAGCAGTGGCCTGAACTGCGCGCAGACATCCGCTTCACCGACCGTTTCGTCGACTTGGTCGAGGAAGGCGTGGACGTTGCGGTGCGTATCGGCGCACCCAAGGAAGACTCGCAGCTGTTGACCCGCACGGTGGCCTGGCAGCAGTTTGTCACCTGCGCTTCGCCCGCGTACCTCGAAGCGCGAGGTATTCCCTTGGTGCCTGCCGACCTTTATGGTCACGACAAGATTGCCTTCCTCGCGGGCGAGAAAGCCATGCCTTGGCGCTTTGACACTGAAGCAGGCCTGCACCTGTGCGAAGACCCTGGCCGGTTGAACATCGACAGCTCGGAGGCGATGCTCGACGGCGCCCGGGCCGGCTTCGGGCTGATTCACCTGCCTACCTACATCACCGGTGACGACCTGCGCGCTGGCGCCCTGGTGGAAGTACTGCACGCCTACCGGCCACCGGCGGACCCGATTCGCATCGTGTACCCGAGCAAGCGCCACCTGTCCCCTCGGGTACGCGGTTTCATCGACTTGTTGGTCGCCAGCTGGGAATCGGGCGGGCCTTGGGAGCACTGA
- a CDS encoding metal-dependent hydrolase: MDSITQAVLGAALQGTVLGRIQGRRSLLYGAALGTLPDLDVIIRYADPVSQMTYHRGFSHSLFVLTGLALLLAWLVNKCWPGKGYTLPRLFLAFWLVLVTHPLLDAFTVYGTQLFWPLQPTPQSWAAVFIIDPVYTLPLLAAVIYTSIKGVTGRATRLLTLALVFSTAYLGFGLAGRMAAEQRFQAALDQQGIVVSEVRAVPIAFNSLVWRVMAKTQNGDYYEGISSGFDRQAPEMQRLPRNLELANALAGDPLHQRLRWFTGDWLRYDQIGDALVVTDLRMGIPGNYTFRFNMAHRDTQGHWIVDVPSAWDGAGPGSMFNGNDLVLIWRRIVDQQPPLPLAAWTDRYLGAGAVERGH; encoded by the coding sequence GTGGACTCCATTACCCAGGCCGTACTCGGCGCTGCCCTGCAAGGCACCGTGCTTGGCCGCATCCAGGGCCGCCGCTCATTGTTGTATGGCGCCGCCCTGGGCACGCTGCCCGACCTCGATGTGATCATCCGCTATGCAGACCCTGTGTCGCAGATGACCTACCATCGCGGCTTCTCGCACTCGCTGTTCGTGCTCACCGGGCTGGCTTTGCTGCTGGCCTGGCTGGTCAATAAATGCTGGCCCGGCAAAGGCTACACCTTGCCCAGGCTGTTCCTTGCTTTCTGGCTGGTACTCGTCACCCACCCGTTGCTGGATGCCTTTACGGTGTACGGCACGCAACTGTTCTGGCCACTGCAACCCACCCCCCAAAGCTGGGCCGCAGTGTTCATTATTGATCCGGTCTATACCTTGCCACTGCTGGCGGCGGTCATCTACACAAGCATCAAGGGCGTTACCGGCCGGGCTACACGCCTGTTGACCCTTGCACTGGTGTTCAGTACCGCTTACCTGGGTTTCGGCCTTGCCGGGCGCATGGCAGCCGAGCAACGCTTCCAGGCGGCACTGGACCAGCAAGGCATCGTCGTGAGCGAGGTTCGCGCCGTGCCTATCGCGTTCAACAGCCTGGTCTGGCGGGTAATGGCCAAGACCCAAAATGGTGACTACTACGAAGGCATCAGCAGCGGGTTCGACCGGCAGGCGCCGGAAATGCAACGCTTGCCGCGTAACCTGGAACTGGCAAACGCGCTGGCAGGCGACCCTTTGCACCAGCGCTTGCGCTGGTTCACCGGCGACTGGCTGCGGTATGACCAGATAGGCGATGCGCTGGTGGTCACCGACCTGCGCATGGGCATCCCGGGCAACTATACCTTCCGTTTCAACATGGCGCACCGCGACACCCAGGGCCACTGGATTGTCGATGTGCCTTCGGCGTGGGACGGCGCCGGGCCCGGGTCAATGTTCAACGGCAATGACCTGGTGTTGATCTGGCGTCGTATCGTCGACCAGCAGCCACCTTTGCCCCTGGCTGCCTGGACCGACCGGTACCTGGGGGCAGGTGCGGTCGAGCGCGGGCACTGA
- a CDS encoding TraX family protein, producing MRSAGLDLVKWTAMLTMVADHLRFIWPEAEGLFVLGRLAFPLFCLAIAVNVGRARAELFHTRANLRYLSLMLLFAVLSEPAYRWLDSGLQTFSVMPTLVLGLLVAWGVHHPLRSARVLGLAGLLAGWLFSDQLMYGLAGVLLPGAWLVARRQGGLAWLLPCLMAIGGNLTNNWLREHFLAPITLLTLFAAVLAVPVGWLLLRHDAWQVPAVGRWGYLFYPVHLLVIKGLS from the coding sequence ATGCGTTCGGCCGGGCTGGACCTGGTCAAATGGACAGCGATGCTGACCATGGTTGCCGACCACCTGCGCTTCATATGGCCTGAGGCCGAGGGTTTGTTCGTGCTCGGCCGCCTGGCGTTTCCGCTGTTTTGCCTGGCCATTGCGGTGAATGTGGGGCGCGCCAGGGCAGAGCTGTTCCATACCCGCGCCAATCTGCGCTATCTGTCGCTGATGCTGCTGTTCGCGGTGCTCTCGGAGCCTGCCTATCGTTGGCTGGACAGTGGTTTGCAGACGTTCAGTGTAATGCCGACACTGGTACTGGGATTGCTGGTTGCCTGGGGTGTGCACCACCCATTGCGGTCGGCGCGAGTGCTTGGCCTTGCAGGCCTGCTGGCGGGGTGGTTGTTCAGTGATCAATTGATGTACGGGCTGGCGGGGGTGTTGCTACCTGGCGCCTGGCTGGTGGCACGCAGGCAGGGCGGATTGGCCTGGTTGCTACCCTGCCTCATGGCCATTGGTGGCAACCTGACCAACAACTGGCTGCGCGAGCACTTTCTGGCACCCATTACCCTGCTGACGCTGTTTGCTGCTGTGCTGGCAGTGCCTGTCGGGTGGCTGTTGTTGCGCCATGATGCTTGGCAGGTACCTGCCGTAGGGCGGTGGGGATACCTGTTCTATCCCGTGCATCTGCTCGTGATCAAAGGCTTGTCGTGA
- a CDS encoding 1,6-dihydroxycyclohexa-2,4-diene-1-carboxylate dehydrogenase produces the protein MNNRFQGKVALVTGAAQGIGRGVCWRLKAEGAQVVAVDRSELVHELAGEGMLTLTADLEQHTDCARVMASAVETFGRLDILVNNVGGTIWAKPFEHYEVEQIEAEVRRSLFPTLWCCHAALPYMLERGSGAIVNVSSIATRGVNRVPYGAAKGGVNALTACLAFETAGRGIRVNATAPGGTEAPPRRVPRNSAEQSEQEKRWYQQIVDQTLDSSLMHRYGSIDEQVGAILFLASDEASYITGVTLPVGGGDLG, from the coding sequence ATGAACAACAGATTCCAAGGCAAGGTTGCCCTGGTCACCGGTGCCGCTCAAGGCATCGGCCGGGGCGTGTGCTGGCGGCTGAAGGCCGAAGGCGCGCAAGTGGTGGCGGTAGACCGTTCCGAACTGGTCCACGAACTGGCCGGCGAAGGCATGCTCACCCTCACCGCCGACCTGGAGCAACACACCGATTGCGCCCGGGTCATGGCCAGTGCGGTGGAAACCTTCGGCCGCCTCGACATCTTGGTGAACAACGTCGGTGGCACCATCTGGGCCAAGCCTTTCGAGCACTACGAAGTCGAGCAGATCGAGGCCGAAGTGCGCCGTTCGCTGTTCCCCACCCTGTGGTGCTGCCATGCCGCGCTGCCGTACATGCTTGAGCGCGGCAGCGGCGCCATCGTCAACGTTTCATCCATCGCCACCCGTGGCGTCAACCGGGTGCCTTATGGCGCAGCCAAGGGCGGCGTCAACGCGCTTACCGCATGCCTGGCCTTCGAAACTGCAGGGCGCGGCATCCGTGTCAACGCCACTGCGCCCGGCGGCACCGAAGCGCCACCCCGGCGTGTGCCACGCAACAGCGCCGAGCAAAGCGAACAGGAAAAACGCTGGTACCAGCAGATCGTCGACCAGACCCTCGACAGCAGCCTGATGCACCGCTACGGCAGCATCGACGAGCAGGTGGGGGCGATCCTGTTCCTCGCTTCCGACGAGGCCTCTTACATCACCGGCGTGACCCTGCCGGTAGGGGGCGGCGACCTCGGCTGA
- a CDS encoding OprD family porin, with protein sequence MNNTPCVALGLTLLSQPLLAAEGGFFEDSKATLSARNYYFSRDFSDIVGANKQSKAEEWAQGFILDFKSGYTPGTVGFGMDALGLLGIKLDSSPDRTNTGLLPVHGDGRAADEYSRLAPTFKARLSKTELRVGELQPNLPVLTFSDIRLLPPTYQGASVSSSEIDGLTVQAGHLKSTHLRNEGGDGKMNAMLGHVPMRQAESDAFNYVGGDYAFNANQSSVSLWYGQLEDIYEQGFVGLKHSKPVGDWVLSANLGYFTAREDGEALLGNIDNQAFFSMFTARHGGHSFHAGYQGIYGDSPFPRVFANISPLGNEVPTYEFAYTDERSYQVRYDYNFAAMGVPGLTATVRYITGNNVDTGLGYEGRDRERDLDIGYAVQSGVLKGLGIRVRNAMARSNYRSDIDENRLTLVYTWQLF encoded by the coding sequence ATGAACAACACCCCTTGCGTAGCCCTGGGCCTGACTTTGCTCAGCCAACCATTACTGGCCGCCGAAGGCGGTTTCTTCGAGGATTCGAAGGCCACCCTGAGCGCCCGCAACTATTACTTCAGCCGTGATTTTTCCGACATTGTCGGGGCCAACAAGCAGTCCAAGGCCGAGGAGTGGGCGCAGGGCTTCATCCTCGACTTCAAGTCCGGTTACACGCCCGGTACGGTGGGCTTTGGCATGGACGCCCTGGGCCTGCTGGGCATCAAGCTCGACAGCAGCCCCGACCGCACCAACACCGGCCTGCTGCCGGTGCATGGCGACGGCCGTGCTGCCGACGAGTACAGCCGACTTGCGCCCACCTTCAAGGCCCGCCTGTCGAAGACCGAACTGCGCGTCGGTGAACTGCAACCGAACCTTCCGGTACTGACCTTCAGCGACATCCGCCTGCTGCCGCCGACCTACCAGGGCGCCAGCGTGAGCTCGTCTGAAATTGACGGGCTGACCGTGCAGGCCGGGCATCTGAAAAGCACCCACCTGCGCAACGAAGGCGGCGACGGCAAGATGAACGCGATGCTCGGCCATGTGCCGATGCGCCAGGCCGAGAGCGATGCCTTTAACTACGTGGGCGGGGACTATGCGTTCAATGCCAACCAGAGCAGCGTCAGCCTGTGGTACGGGCAACTGGAGGATATCTACGAACAGGGCTTTGTCGGCCTCAAGCACAGCAAGCCAGTGGGCGATTGGGTGCTCAGTGCCAATCTGGGCTACTTCACCGCGCGTGAGGATGGCGAGGCGTTGCTGGGCAACATCGACAACCAGGCGTTCTTCTCGATGTTCACCGCCCGGCATGGCGGACACAGCTTCCATGCGGGCTACCAGGGCATCTATGGCGACAGCCCGTTCCCACGGGTGTTCGCCAATATTTCGCCGCTGGGTAACGAGGTGCCGACCTATGAATTCGCTTACACAGACGAACGCTCGTACCAGGTGCGCTACGACTACAACTTCGCCGCCATGGGCGTGCCAGGCCTGACGGCGACCGTGCGCTACATCACCGGTAACAATGTCGATACCGGGCTGGGCTATGAAGGCCGTGATCGCGAGCGCGACCTGGACATCGGTTATGCGGTACAGAGCGGGGTACTGAAAGGGCTGGGGATTCGGGTGAGGAACGCCATGGCACGTTCCAATTACCGCAGCGATATCGACGAGAACCGGCTTACCCTGGTGTACACCTGGCAGTTGTTCTGA
- a CDS encoding benzoate/H(+) symporter BenE family transporter: MKTLINDSSLSAIVAGCIATMISYAGPLVIIFHAAEAAGLSHQQLSSWVWAVSMGSAVLGALLSLRYRVPVVIAWSIPGSALLVTALPQLGLEQAVGAYLVANLLLLLIGISGAFDRIIARLPGSIAAGMQAGILFGFGIEVFRALPVQPLLVLAMFVTYVLMRRVQPRYAVAAVLCVGSLVTLASGAFRSEALVLELASPQWITPQFSLPAVFSLALPMVLVALTGQFMPGMAVLRNAGYATPASPLISASALAGAVLAPFGCHGLNLAAVTASLCTGHEAHENPRRRYVAAVAGSTLYLLLGIAGATLMSLFAAFPAALIAALAGLALYGAMSEALARSLAEPAERDAGLFTFLVTASGVAFLGLSAAFWGLLFGLLAHALLRLRQPLAGEVLRRTR; encoded by the coding sequence ATGAAAACCCTGATCAATGACAGCTCACTGTCCGCCATTGTCGCGGGCTGCATCGCCACGATGATCTCCTACGCCGGCCCGCTGGTGATCATTTTCCACGCCGCCGAAGCGGCCGGGCTTTCTCACCAGCAGTTGTCATCCTGGGTCTGGGCCGTGTCCATGGGCAGTGCCGTGCTTGGTGCGCTGCTCAGTTTGCGCTACCGCGTGCCGGTAGTGATCGCCTGGTCGATCCCAGGCTCCGCGCTGCTGGTCACTGCCTTGCCGCAACTCGGCCTGGAACAGGCCGTAGGTGCCTACCTGGTGGCCAACCTGCTCCTGCTGCTGATCGGCATCAGCGGGGCCTTCGACCGCATCATCGCGCGCTTGCCGGGGTCCATCGCCGCTGGCATGCAGGCTGGCATCCTGTTCGGTTTTGGTATCGAAGTGTTCCGCGCCTTGCCAGTGCAGCCGTTGCTGGTACTGGCGATGTTCGTCACCTACGTGCTGATGCGCCGGGTTCAGCCCCGTTACGCAGTGGCTGCGGTGCTGTGCGTGGGCTCCCTGGTGACCCTGGCCAGCGGTGCGTTCCGTAGCGAGGCGCTGGTGCTGGAACTGGCTTCGCCGCAGTGGATCACCCCTCAGTTCAGCCTGCCAGCGGTATTCAGCCTGGCGCTGCCGATGGTGCTGGTGGCGCTGACCGGGCAGTTCATGCCGGGCATGGCGGTGCTGCGCAATGCGGGTTACGCCACACCGGCCAGCCCGTTGATCAGCGCCAGTGCCCTGGCCGGTGCCGTGCTAGCGCCATTCGGCTGCCACGGGCTGAACCTGGCGGCGGTTACCGCCAGCCTGTGCACGGGCCATGAGGCCCACGAAAACCCACGACGGCGCTATGTGGCGGCAGTGGCTGGCAGCACGCTGTACCTGCTGCTGGGCATTGCCGGTGCCACGCTGATGTCGCTCTTCGCAGCCTTTCCCGCCGCACTGATCGCGGCCCTGGCCGGGCTGGCCCTGTACGGCGCCATGAGCGAGGCGCTGGCCCGCAGCCTGGCGGAACCGGCCGAGCGCGATGCAGGCCTGTTCACCTTCCTGGTCACCGCTTCGGGGGTCGCCTTCCTTGGCCTGTCGGCAGCGTTCTGGGGGCTGCTGTTCGGCCTGCTGGCCCATGCACTGCTCAGGCTGCGCCAGCCGCTTGCCGGGGAGGTGCTGCGCCGCACCAGATGA
- a CDS encoding cold-shock protein translates to MSNRQSGTVKWFNDEKGFGFITPDGGGDDLFVHFKAIESDGFKSLKEGQKVSFVAEKGQKGMQAAQVRAE, encoded by the coding sequence ATGTCCAACAGACAATCAGGAACGGTCAAGTGGTTCAACGATGAGAAGGGGTTCGGTTTCATCACTCCCGACGGCGGTGGCGACGACCTTTTCGTCCACTTCAAAGCCATTGAATCGGACGGCTTCAAGTCGCTGAAAGAAGGCCAGAAAGTGTCTTTCGTTGCCGAAAAGGGCCAGAAGGGCATGCAGGCTGCGCAAGTGCGCGCCGAGTAA